In Candidatus Cloacimonadota bacterium, the following are encoded in one genomic region:
- the secA gene encoding preprotein translocase subunit SecA: MFDKVLKKLFGDKNIRDYKKIEPYLERIKEKSLLMEKQTDEELRSRISEIRAEIKDYLNPSINELDEMQKTFQQEHEEGEKERLEIEIDRQNKEIRELRESILNQYLPEVFAIVKETCCRLIGTEYEVRGHQETWFMVPFDVQLVGAIALHQGMITEMATGEGKTLVATMPLFLNALTGLGVHLITVNDYLAQRDSEWMRPIFEFHNLSVGVITTGMDFMERKAAYSCDITYGTNSEFGFDYLRDNMATNAEQLVQGYLYYAIIDEVDSVLIDEARTPLIISGPVAESKNFYAELKPQIVRLATAQTALVNRYMSEVRQMLDTDNPNWEEVGRKLLLVKRAAPRNKAYQKLMKDGELKKLVNDMEGIYLRDKKMHILDEDLFYVIDEKSNSADLCDKGRDELSKNDPQLFVMEQLDDLLDELDQQENLSLEQKMQKKEEITTQFLDKNERLHNIAQLIKSYSLFEKDVDYVVVNNQVVIVDEFTGRMMPGRRFSDGLHQALEAKEGVKIEGATQTLATITLQNYFRMYDKIAGMTGTAVTEEAEFMEIYKLPVMVIPTNLPVTRIDYDDMIYLTKKHKYDAIMNEISYWHDKGKPVLVGTVSVEVSETLSRLLTRRGIKHNVLNAKNHEQEAEIIIDAGEPGAVTIATNMAGRGTDIKLGKGVITQLKEEYRKMSPTVSDHYPYGIPEDGLHVIGTERHESRRIDRQLRGRSGRQGDPGSSRFYLSLEDDLMRLFGSDRIAPMMTKFGLKEGDAITHPWMTNAVEKAQKRVEGHNFEIRKQLLKYDEVMNQQREVIYKYRRSVLKGYDLKYEIMEMISESIERMVDSFIMEGEYQENWAFDKIVQWLKLNLAIVVKQEDLISDYLTLDILKVNIEELVFKAYQKREEDIGEEQLRKVERLSLLQVVDTHWRDHLHEMDLLKEGVSFRAYANKDPLIEYKKESFILFQSLIANIQDSVTKRVFTVQFITSREQLEDLLRVARTTHSDISAFHYQSADVEPQGDSYSSAPPSRPQKIQPRRVEAKVGRNDPCPCGSGKKYKKCCGAIEN; the protein is encoded by the coding sequence ATGTTTGATAAAGTACTCAAAAAGCTTTTCGGTGATAAGAATATCCGTGATTATAAAAAAATAGAACCATATTTGGAACGGATAAAAGAAAAATCTCTTCTCATGGAAAAGCAAACGGATGAAGAACTCCGGAGCAGGATATCCGAGATTAGAGCAGAGATAAAAGATTATCTAAATCCCTCTATCAATGAATTAGATGAAATGCAAAAAACTTTTCAGCAGGAACATGAAGAGGGGGAAAAAGAACGACTGGAGATTGAGATAGATCGTCAGAATAAAGAGATCAGGGAGTTACGCGAATCTATACTTAACCAGTATCTACCGGAAGTTTTTGCTATTGTTAAAGAGACTTGTTGTCGTCTGATCGGAACCGAATATGAAGTCCGCGGTCATCAAGAGACCTGGTTCATGGTGCCTTTTGATGTACAATTAGTTGGAGCTATAGCGCTTCATCAGGGCATGATAACAGAGATGGCTACCGGTGAAGGTAAAACCTTGGTTGCTACAATGCCTTTATTCCTCAACGCTTTGACCGGATTAGGAGTACATCTGATCACGGTGAATGATTATCTTGCTCAACGTGACTCGGAATGGATGCGCCCAATATTCGAATTTCATAATCTTTCCGTAGGTGTTATTACCACCGGTATGGATTTCATGGAGAGAAAAGCTGCCTACAGCTGTGATATAACTTATGGTACCAACAGCGAATTCGGTTTTGACTACCTGAGAGATAATATGGCTACAAATGCCGAGCAGTTAGTACAGGGTTATCTCTACTATGCTATCATAGACGAGGTTGATAGTGTTTTAATAGATGAAGCGAGAACCCCTCTTATAATTAGTGGACCAGTCGCGGAAAGCAAGAATTTCTATGCTGAACTGAAGCCGCAAATAGTTCGGCTTGCTACCGCTCAGACCGCTTTGGTTAATCGCTATATGTCCGAAGTCAGGCAGATGCTTGATACTGATAATCCCAACTGGGAAGAGGTAGGTCGCAAACTCTTACTCGTAAAACGAGCAGCTCCCAGAAATAAAGCATATCAGAAATTAATGAAAGATGGTGAGTTAAAGAAGCTGGTTAATGATATGGAGGGTATCTACCTTCGCGACAAGAAGATGCACATACTCGACGAAGATCTCTTTTATGTCATAGACGAGAAGAGTAATAGTGCAGATCTGTGCGACAAAGGGCGTGATGAACTCTCCAAAAATGATCCTCAGCTCTTTGTCATGGAACAGCTCGATGATCTGCTTGATGAACTTGACCAGCAGGAGAATTTGAGCTTAGAGCAAAAGATGCAGAAGAAAGAGGAGATCACTACTCAGTTCCTTGATAAGAATGAAAGACTGCATAACATTGCTCAACTGATCAAGAGCTATTCTCTCTTTGAAAAAGATGTCGATTATGTCGTGGTCAACAATCAGGTCGTGATAGTAGATGAATTTACCGGCAGAATGATGCCCGGCAGAAGATTCAGTGACGGCTTGCATCAGGCATTGGAAGCTAAGGAAGGGGTCAAGATCGAGGGAGCGACCCAAACTCTGGCAACGATCACTCTCCAGAATTACTTCCGTATGTACGATAAAATTGCCGGTATGACAGGAACGGCAGTCACCGAAGAGGCAGAGTTCATGGAGATCTACAAGCTGCCGGTCATGGTTATTCCGACAAATTTACCTGTTACCCGTATTGATTATGATGATATGATCTATCTGACCAAGAAGCATAAATATGATGCTATAATGAATGAGATCTCCTACTGGCACGATAAAGGTAAACCTGTTTTAGTTGGCACAGTATCTGTAGAAGTTTCGGAAACTTTGAGTAGATTATTGACCAGACGTGGTATCAAACACAATGTTCTTAATGCCAAGAACCACGAGCAAGAGGCAGAGATCATCATCGATGCCGGTGAACCGGGAGCAGTGACTATTGCAACAAATATGGCAGGTCGTGGCACCGATATCAAGCTTGGAAAAGGTGTAATAACTCAACTCAAAGAGGAATATCGCAAGATGAGCCCGACAGTTTCTGATCATTATCCTTACGGTATTCCTGAAGACGGTTTACATGTCATAGGCACTGAACGACACGAAAGCAGAAGAATAGACAGGCAGCTCAGAGGACGTAGCGGAAGACAGGGAGATCCCGGCTCTTCCAGGTTTTATCTCTCTTTGGAAGATGATTTGATGCGTCTTTTCGGGTCGGATAGAATAGCGCCCATGATGACCAAATTCGGGCTCAAGGAGGGAGATGCCATCACCCATCCTTGGATGACCAATGCAGTCGAAAAAGCCCAGAAACGGGTCGAAGGACATAACTTTGAGATCCGTAAACAGCTCCTTAAATATGATGAAGTGATGAATCAGCAGCGGGAGGTTATTTACAAATACCGTCGCTCCGTTCTCAAAGGATATGATCTGAAATATGAGATCATGGAGATGATCAGTGAAAGTATTGAGCGGATGGTTGATAGCTTTATCATGGAGGGTGAATATCAGGAGAATTGGGCTTTTGATAAGATCGTCCAATGGCTGAAACTAAATCTCGCTATAGTAGTTAAACAGGAAGATCTGATCAGTGATTATTTGACACTTGATATTCTCAAGGTAAATATTGAAGAGTTGGTCTTTAAAGCATATCAAAAAAGGGAAGAAGACATTGGTGAAGAACAGCTTCGTAAAGTAGAGCGATTATCGCTCTTGCAAGTAGTTGATACCCATTGGCGAGATCATCTTCACGAAATGGATCTCTTAAAAGAGGGGGTTAGTTTTAGGGCGTATGCTAACAAAGACCCGCTGATAGAATATAAGAAAGAGAGCTTTATCCTCTTTCAGAGTTTGATCGCCAATATCCAGGACAGTGTAACGAAACGGGTTTTCACCGTTCAGTTTATAACATCTCGCGAGCAGTTGGAAGATCTGCTGAGAGTTGCCCGTACTACCCATTCTGACATCTCGGCATTCCATTATCAGAGTGCTGATGTGGAACCACAGGGAGACAGTTATTCGTCAGCACCTCCATCCCGACCACAGAAGATTCAACCCCGGAGAGTGGAAGCCAAGGTAGGGAGGAATGATCCCTGTCCTTGCGGTAGCGGCAAAAAATACAAGAAATGCTGCGGAGCAATCGAAAATTGA
- a CDS encoding fused response regulator/phosphatase, producing MKIENGHKVLIVEDYRLFADILKNYLAEKGYESVISETGQGGIKLFEEYKPDIVLVDISLPDINGLEVIEKIRALSDNIPIIVVSGTDDINVAIEAVRRGAWDYILKPVTNFQIFDNTIFKALEKAYFQKKEKVYLERLERHSLAAKKMQERLFPDEKVVWNNYSLNRHIIPSIDTSGDFIDYFMIDNDHFGFYLADVAGHGVAAAFLTIILKSSITLYLKKYSQMNDDTILNPAKILELLNAELLQENYMRHITIFYGIVNMRENYMTFANAGLYPFPIIFDGRNSYFIEQKGLPLGFVEKTDYEYSTKVLPATFSMLFLSDGILEIMPAINPDSQKLELLKFIQDPKDDADTILDKIKELIANQYKKEIPDDISFLLMKKSV from the coding sequence ATGAAAATCGAGAATGGTCATAAGGTTTTAATAGTTGAAGACTATCGTCTATTTGCCGATATACTAAAAAACTATCTGGCTGAAAAGGGGTATGAATCAGTAATTTCCGAGACTGGACAAGGTGGAATTAAACTTTTTGAAGAATACAAACCGGATATCGTTTTGGTTGATATATCTCTTCCTGATATCAATGGATTAGAGGTTATTGAAAAAATTAGGGCGCTTTCTGATAATATTCCGATTATAGTGGTATCAGGTACTGATGATATTAATGTAGCTATAGAAGCGGTGAGACGTGGTGCCTGGGATTATATCCTTAAGCCGGTAACAAATTTCCAGATTTTCGATAACACAATCTTCAAGGCGTTAGAGAAAGCTTATTTTCAGAAGAAGGAGAAGGTCTATTTAGAGAGACTGGAAAGGCATTCTCTGGCTGCAAAAAAAATGCAGGAACGACTTTTCCCGGATGAAAAGGTTGTCTGGAATAATTATTCTTTGAACCGCCATATTATACCTTCTATAGATACCAGCGGTGACTTTATTGATTACTTTATGATAGATAATGATCATTTTGGCTTTTATTTGGCTGATGTGGCTGGACATGGAGTAGCAGCAGCTTTTCTTACGATCATTCTCAAAAGTTCTATTACTCTCTATCTGAAAAAGTATAGCCAGATGAATGATGATACAATATTGAACCCCGCTAAGATATTAGAGTTATTGAATGCCGAATTACTACAAGAGAACTATATGAGGCATATTACCATTTTCTATGGCATTGTAAACATGCGGGAAAATTATATGACCTTTGCCAATGCCGGTCTTTATCCCTTTCCGATCATTTTTGATGGTAGAAATAGCTATTTTATTGAACAGAAAGGTTTGCCTCTCGGATTTGTGGAAAAAACAGACTATGAATACTCTACTAAAGTGCTTCCTGCTACATTTTCCATGCTCTTTCTATCGGACGGTATTCTGGAGATCATGCCTGCTATTAACCCTGATTCACAAAAACTTGAATTGTTAAAGTTTATTCAGGATCCTAAAGATGATGCTGATACGATCCTTGATAAGATCAAAGAACTCATTGCCAACCAATACAAAAAAGAGATACCGGATGATATTTCGTTCTTATTAATGAAAAAGTCCGTTTAA
- a CDS encoding TldD/PmbA family protein, with the protein MKNIVYDIMKKLESAEITFADVRLTSTDYQSIYFEKGALKNISTEHDSIALGVRVLINGCWGFAGINNLNPAGIDKMINRALNNARAGSLFKKEKITFPAIKPTVGSYQFKPLEDPFLLSDEEKLDYLGKIAKMLTGNEKIVHSNLYCSFHKQYKVYINSEGTFTDMLVYDTLPVMEVTASDGEQVMNRTYPGHMSARRGGFEVVRDYDFPAHAEEIVQEAIDLLSASTITEERADLIIKGGHLALQLHESVGHATEADRIFGMEISYAGKTFIKPEMLGKFRYGSEHVNIYSDSTDPKGIGYHPVDDDGVPGRRVNIIKDGILVNQQTSREVAHKLGLEPSSNMKASFADDFPLIRMTNFCLAPGKGSLDEMIKDTENGYLVDYTKTWSIDDNRNNFQFTTEIGWKIKDGKIIGIVKEPTYYGITPEFWNACDRICGLEEWGYFSTFHCGKGEPGQAMHLSHGVAPARFKDVVVNVKA; encoded by the coding sequence ATGAAGAATATAGTATATGATATAATGAAGAAACTCGAATCAGCAGAGATCACATTTGCAGATGTAAGATTGACCTCAACCGACTATCAGAGCATATATTTTGAAAAAGGTGCTCTAAAAAACATTAGCACAGAACATGATTCTATAGCTTTAGGTGTCAGAGTACTCATCAATGGTTGCTGGGGTTTTGCTGGGATCAATAATCTCAATCCGGCAGGAATAGATAAGATGATTAATCGTGCCTTGAATAATGCCAGAGCCGGCAGTTTGTTCAAGAAGGAGAAAATTACTTTCCCGGCAATTAAACCAACTGTCGGTAGTTATCAATTCAAACCGCTGGAAGATCCTTTCTTGTTATCTGACGAAGAGAAGTTAGATTATCTTGGTAAAATAGCCAAAATGCTTACTGGTAATGAAAAAATCGTCCATTCAAATCTCTATTGCAGTTTCCATAAACAGTATAAGGTTTACATCAATTCAGAAGGTACTTTTACCGATATGCTTGTTTATGATACTCTTCCGGTTATGGAGGTTACAGCATCTGACGGAGAACAGGTAATGAATCGTACCTATCCGGGGCACATGTCTGCAAGACGCGGTGGTTTTGAAGTTGTTAGAGATTATGATTTTCCTGCTCATGCGGAAGAGATAGTTCAAGAGGCGATAGATCTGTTATCTGCATCAACGATAACAGAAGAGAGAGCAGATTTAATCATCAAAGGTGGTCACCTTGCCCTGCAACTTCATGAGTCGGTAGGTCATGCTACTGAGGCAGATAGAATTTTTGGGATGGAGATCTCCTATGCCGGGAAAACATTCATTAAACCGGAGATGCTCGGTAAATTTCGTTATGGTTCTGAACATGTAAATATATATAGTGATAGTACAGACCCTAAAGGTATTGGATATCATCCAGTGGATGATGATGGAGTACCAGGTCGGAGAGTAAATATAATCAAAGATGGTATTCTCGTAAATCAGCAAACTTCTCGTGAAGTAGCTCACAAATTAGGTTTAGAGCCGAGTTCTAATATGAAGGCATCCTTCGCAGATGACTTCCCATTGATCAGAATGACTAATTTCTGTTTGGCACCGGGTAAAGGTTCTTTAGACGAAATGATCAAAGACACTGAAAACGGATATCTGGTTGATTACACAAAGACTTGGTCAATAGATGACAACCGTAATAATTTCCAGTTTACAACGGAGATAGGGTGGAAAATAAAAGATGGAAAAATAATCGGGATCGTTAAAGAACCGACTTATTATGGCATTACTCCTGAATTTTGGAATGCTTGTGATCGTATCTGTGGACTTGAAGAGTGGGGATACTTTAGTACTTTCCATTGTGGTAAAGGTGAACCGGGTCAGGCAATGCATCTATCTCATGGTGTAGCACCTGCTCGTTTTAAGGATGTTGTGGTCAATGTTAAGGCATAG
- a CDS encoding TldD/PmbA family protein, with the protein MVNNFIELLEKTVQKYDDVKFSFSYKIWETDFLRFFKSEINYNISKQARSLSATVYKGKKNYSFDLTDPDESKLQANIGKALSVIDRLPEDPDFVDIEDNLDKAQEREKVSNIEKVPLAKKIEILEKISQTIAPYGFKIYGTFICNYQTDYIVNSNGVNKKMCNSPIMLDLKAVSEKNEVTVIESFGSEDITAFDLDLFISQLSAKVERATKDIIDVEPDHYEVILAPRCIGEFQAYLVGACMSAYAYDRKVSYFEDKLNQRVFPDNINVADDPDYPGIINYEYNSEGHIYRRLDVIENGVFKNFLVDNYYSHKTGLAKNGAEANCLVMREGDKKLSDMIKGVKKGLYISNLHYMNFINRKETSVTGLTRDGTFLIENGELKNVVNNLRYTVKIVDVINKITEIEDKLSLVPASENYGEFGINSYAMPHVKVSAFKITSSTKTI; encoded by the coding sequence ATGGTGAATAATTTCATTGAATTGCTTGAGAAAACAGTACAAAAGTATGATGATGTCAAATTCAGCTTCAGTTATAAGATCTGGGAAACCGATTTCCTTCGTTTTTTTAAGAGCGAGATCAATTACAATATTTCAAAGCAGGCAAGGTCTTTGTCGGCTACGGTCTATAAAGGGAAAAAGAACTACTCATTTGATTTGACTGATCCCGATGAGAGCAAGTTGCAGGCCAATATCGGAAAAGCTCTCTCTGTAATTGACAGATTGCCGGAGGATCCTGATTTTGTCGATATTGAAGATAACCTTGATAAAGCTCAAGAGAGAGAGAAGGTCAGTAATATAGAAAAAGTGCCGTTAGCGAAAAAGATAGAAATATTGGAGAAGATATCCCAAACCATTGCACCTTATGGTTTTAAGATCTATGGGACTTTTATCTGCAACTATCAAACTGACTATATAGTTAACAGTAACGGTGTAAACAAAAAGATGTGCAACAGTCCGATCATGCTTGATCTGAAAGCTGTCTCAGAAAAGAATGAAGTAACAGTCATCGAGTCTTTTGGTAGTGAAGATATAACAGCTTTTGATCTGGATCTATTTATATCACAGCTTTCTGCTAAAGTAGAACGAGCCACAAAAGATATTATTGATGTAGAACCGGATCATTACGAAGTAATTTTGGCACCTCGTTGTATTGGGGAATTTCAGGCTTATCTTGTCGGAGCTTGCATGTCTGCGTATGCCTATGACAGGAAAGTGAGTTATTTCGAAGACAAGCTTAATCAGAGAGTTTTTCCGGATAATATAAATGTAGCAGATGACCCTGATTATCCAGGAATAATAAATTATGAATACAATTCGGAAGGTCATATTTATCGTAGACTAGATGTGATTGAGAATGGTGTTTTCAAAAACTTTTTAGTAGATAATTATTATAGCCATAAAACCGGTTTAGCAAAGAATGGGGCAGAGGCTAACTGTCTTGTCATGAGAGAAGGCGATAAAAAACTGTCTGATATGATCAAAGGTGTCAAGAAAGGACTCTATATTTCTAATCTGCATTACATGAATTTCATCAATAGAAAAGAGACATCGGTAACAGGTTTGACGCGTGACGGCACTTTCCTCATCGAAAACGGGGAACTAAAGAATGTGGTTAACAATCTCCGGTATACTGTCAAAATCGTAGATGTAATAAACAAGATCACAGAAATAGAAGATAAATTATCACTCGTGCCGGCTTCTGAGAATTATGGTGAATTCGGTATCAACAGTTATGCAATGCCTCATGTCAAAGTATCGGCATTCAAAATAACCTCATCCACAAAAACAATATAG